The Streptomyces cynarae genome contains a region encoding:
- a CDS encoding peptidase, translating into MPTAAADSSSGIGYIGFRLLEAPVVRREDPRALKYIVDHLKPGTVIERRFEVANKSGSRREVQLYPGAALISDNRFLFADGRAPNELTRWTRVRPAVLRLKPWEKTEAKVTIKVPGTATPGERYAVVWAESGTPPDATHNVGSVVRVGTRVYLDISNSGEYADFRIEKIVALRDKKGLPSVVAHVHNTGRRALDLRGKLVLSDGPGGLSAGAHPVTEGTTLPPGGTGTVRVAGLDKSLPDGPWTARLHLESGMVQHDFSARLIFPKPGGASVAWAVITSNRRIWYAAAGILLTVTGATMTFLRYRRYRCRRSTGNQTRVPSV; encoded by the coding sequence GTGCCGACCGCGGCTGCTGATTCCTCGTCCGGGATCGGATACATCGGCTTCCGTCTCCTGGAAGCACCGGTCGTGCGGCGCGAAGACCCACGTGCGCTGAAGTACATCGTCGACCATCTGAAGCCGGGAACCGTCATCGAGCGCCGGTTCGAGGTGGCCAACAAGTCCGGCAGCAGGCGCGAAGTGCAGCTGTATCCGGGCGCGGCGCTGATCTCGGACAACCGGTTCCTGTTCGCCGACGGCCGGGCCCCCAACGAGCTGACCCGCTGGACCCGCGTCAGGCCCGCCGTCCTCAGGCTCAAGCCGTGGGAGAAGACCGAGGCCAAGGTCACGATCAAAGTGCCGGGCACGGCGACGCCGGGAGAGCGTTACGCCGTCGTCTGGGCGGAGAGCGGAACGCCGCCGGACGCCACTCACAACGTCGGCTCAGTGGTGCGTGTGGGGACGCGGGTCTATCTGGACATCAGCAACAGCGGCGAGTACGCCGACTTCCGGATCGAGAAGATCGTCGCCCTGCGCGACAAGAAGGGACTGCCCAGCGTCGTTGCCCATGTGCACAACACGGGAAGGCGAGCACTGGATCTGAGAGGGAAGCTCGTCCTCTCTGACGGCCCGGGCGGGCTGAGCGCCGGGGCGCACCCGGTCACCGAGGGCACCACGCTGCCCCCGGGCGGTACGGGAACCGTCAGAGTGGCCGGTCTGGACAAGAGCTTGCCCGACGGTCCCTGGACCGCGCGTCTGCACCTGGAGAGCGGAATGGTGCAGCACGACTTCTCCGCCCGGTTGATCTTCCCGAAACCGGGAGGCGCGTCCGTCGCCTGGGCCGTGATCACCTCCAACCGCAGGATCTGGTACGCGGCGGCAGGAATTCTGCTGACTGTCACCGGCGCCACGATGACGTTTCTTCGATATCGACGGTATCGGTGCCGACGTTCCACCGGAAACCAAACACGAGTTCCTTCTGTGTGA
- a CDS encoding FG-GAP repeat domain-containing protein has translation MSKKKPAKRARRSRRYVIAVLVAASALFTAQGTAWAGTPTFAAHVDYAAGNASQAVRVADFNKDGHLDQAVANSLDNTVSVLLGNGDGTFNAKTDYGTGDYPGGIAVGDFDEDGNLDLAVDNLNGDTVSVLLGNGDGTFNTKTDYATGSGPYKVEVGDFDKDGHTDLATSNTNDNTVSVLLGNGDGTFNTKVDYGTGAYPFSVVAKDVNKDTNPDLVVSNVSDNTVSVLLGNGDGTFNTKTDYGTGGSPTRVQVADFDGDGNLDVAVPDLSDATVSVLLGNGDGTFNTKTDYAVGDAPIPLDVADFDGDSHLDLVVGNDNDDTVSVLPGNGDGTFGTKVDFAVGDGPFGIAVGDFDEDSRPDVTVANYTSANVSVLLNTTSP, from the coding sequence ATGTCGAAGAAGAAACCCGCCAAGAGAGCCCGGAGAAGTCGCAGATACGTGATCGCCGTCCTGGTGGCTGCGTCAGCGTTGTTCACGGCTCAGGGCACCGCGTGGGCGGGCACCCCCACCTTTGCGGCCCATGTCGACTACGCGGCAGGCAACGCCTCTCAGGCGGTGCGGGTGGCCGACTTCAACAAGGACGGCCACCTCGACCAGGCCGTGGCCAACTCGCTGGACAATACGGTGTCGGTGTTACTGGGCAATGGCGACGGCACCTTCAACGCCAAGACGGACTACGGCACGGGAGACTATCCGGGCGGCATCGCCGTCGGCGACTTCGACGAGGACGGCAATCTGGACCTGGCGGTCGACAACCTGAACGGTGACACGGTGTCGGTGCTCCTGGGCAACGGCGACGGCACCTTCAACACCAAGACCGACTACGCGACCGGCTCGGGGCCCTACAAGGTGGAGGTCGGTGACTTCGACAAGGACGGCCACACCGACCTCGCGACCTCCAACACGAACGACAACACGGTGTCGGTGCTCCTGGGCAACGGCGACGGCACCTTCAACACCAAGGTCGACTACGGCACGGGAGCGTACCCGTTCTCGGTCGTGGCCAAGGACGTCAACAAGGACACCAATCCCGACCTGGTCGTGTCCAACGTCAGTGACAACACGGTGTCGGTGCTGCTCGGCAACGGCGACGGCACCTTCAACACCAAGACCGACTACGGCACCGGCGGCTCGCCCACCCGCGTGCAGGTGGCGGACTTCGACGGCGACGGCAACCTCGACGTCGCGGTCCCCGACCTGAGCGATGCCACGGTGTCGGTGCTCCTGGGCAACGGCGACGGCACCTTCAACACCAAGACCGACTACGCGGTGGGTGACGCGCCGATCCCGCTGGACGTGGCGGACTTCGACGGTGACTCGCATCTCGATCTCGTGGTCGGCAACGACAACGACGACACGGTGTCGGTGTTGCCGGGCAACGGCGACGGCACCTTCGGGACGAAGGTCGATTTCGCCGTCGGTGACGGGCCGTTCGGCATCGCGGTCGGGGACTTCGATGAGGACTCCCGCCCTGATGTGACGGTGGCCAATTACACCTCGGCCAACGTGTCGGTCCTCCTCAACACCACGTCTCCGTAA
- a CDS encoding glycosyltransferase family 39 protein → MTTHYEQSTHQGGATPHAWGPPPTAPPQTPATPPAPAPGAGEPQQPLTRRLWRGRPEDPRWARPAFLGLLLATGLLYLYDLSASGYANSFYSAAVQAGSKSWKAFFFGSLDAGNAITVDKPPASLWPMALSVRIFGLNSWAILVPEVVMGVLTVAVVYAAVRRRFSPAAGLIAGAVLALTPVAALMFRFNNPDALLALLMALTVYFVVRGLEDGRTKWLVWAGVAVGFAFLTKTLQAFLILPALALVYGVCAPVRLRKRLAQLGLATVALVVSGGWWVAIVELWPASSRPYIGGSQNNSFLELTFGYNGLGRINGDETGSVGGGGGGNGGQWGATGWDRMFNSEIGSQISWLLPAALILLVAGLVLTRKAGRTDLVRGSFLAWGGSLLMTAVIFSYMAGIFHQYYTVALAPYIAALVGMGVTVLWEERSRTWASLTLAATATASAAWGYVLLNRTPDYLPWLKWLVLVGGLVAALGLVFVARLGRQLALAAVALGFVAALAGPTAYTLTTVNQGHTGSIVTAGPAGASSMGFGGRGGPGGGGMRGGTPGQNQQQGNGTTQGQNGRQGFPGGGTGAGGFPGGGMPGQNQQQGNGSTQGQNGGQGFPGGGRTGDGGMGGGGIGGLLNGANVSSAAKTLLEKDASDYTWVAASIGSQNAASYQLATGDPVMAIGGFNGSDPSPTLAQFQKYVAEGKIHYFISGGGFGGGGSNGGSNVASKISSWVQQNFKKVTVGSATFYDLTQKTSGGSSSS, encoded by the coding sequence ATGACCACGCACTACGAACAGTCGACCCACCAGGGGGGTGCGACCCCCCACGCCTGGGGGCCGCCCCCGACCGCTCCCCCGCAGACACCCGCCACGCCACCGGCCCCCGCCCCCGGAGCCGGTGAGCCCCAGCAGCCGCTCACGCGCAGACTCTGGCGCGGCCGGCCCGAGGACCCCCGCTGGGCGCGCCCCGCGTTCCTCGGCCTGCTGCTCGCCACGGGGCTGCTGTACCTGTACGACCTGAGCGCCTCCGGGTACGCCAACTCCTTCTACTCGGCGGCGGTCCAGGCCGGCAGCAAGTCCTGGAAGGCGTTCTTCTTCGGCTCGCTGGACGCGGGCAACGCCATCACCGTCGACAAGCCCCCGGCATCGCTGTGGCCGATGGCCCTGTCGGTCAGGATCTTCGGCCTCAACTCGTGGGCGATCCTGGTTCCCGAGGTCGTCATGGGCGTCCTCACGGTCGCCGTGGTGTACGCGGCCGTCCGGCGCAGGTTCAGCCCGGCGGCCGGTCTGATCGCGGGCGCGGTGCTCGCGCTCACCCCGGTCGCGGCGCTGATGTTCCGGTTCAACAACCCGGACGCGCTGCTCGCGCTGCTGATGGCGCTCACCGTCTATTTCGTCGTCCGGGGACTGGAGGACGGCCGCACCAAGTGGCTGGTGTGGGCGGGCGTCGCGGTCGGCTTCGCCTTCCTCACGAAGACCCTTCAGGCGTTCCTGATCCTGCCCGCGCTGGCGCTCGTCTACGGTGTCTGCGCGCCGGTGAGGCTGAGGAAACGGCTCGCGCAACTGGGCCTCGCGACCGTCGCGCTGGTCGTCTCCGGCGGCTGGTGGGTCGCGATCGTCGAGCTGTGGCCGGCGTCCTCCCGCCCGTACATCGGCGGCTCGCAGAACAACTCCTTCCTGGAGCTGACCTTCGGCTACAACGGCCTGGGCCGCATCAACGGCGACGAGACCGGCAGCGTGGGCGGCGGTGGCGGCGGCAACGGCGGCCAGTGGGGCGCGACCGGCTGGGACCGCATGTTCAACTCCGAGATCGGCTCCCAGATCTCCTGGCTGCTCCCGGCGGCGCTGATCCTGCTCGTCGCGGGCCTGGTGCTCACCCGGAAGGCGGGGCGCACGGACCTGGTCCGGGGCTCGTTCCTCGCCTGGGGCGGCTCGCTGCTGATGACCGCCGTGATCTTCAGCTACATGGCGGGCATCTTCCACCAGTACTACACGGTGGCCCTCGCCCCCTACATCGCCGCCCTGGTCGGCATGGGCGTCACGGTCCTGTGGGAGGAGCGGTCGAGGACGTGGGCGTCGCTCACGCTCGCGGCCACCGCAACGGCGAGCGCGGCCTGGGGGTACGTGCTCCTCAACCGCACCCCGGACTACCTGCCCTGGCTGAAGTGGCTGGTCCTCGTCGGCGGTCTGGTCGCCGCCCTGGGGCTCGTCTTCGTGGCCCGGCTCGGACGGCAACTCGCGCTCGCGGCGGTGGCCCTCGGCTTCGTGGCCGCGCTCGCGGGTCCGACCGCGTACACCCTCACCACCGTGAACCAGGGCCACACCGGGTCGATCGTCACGGCCGGTCCGGCGGGCGCGAGCAGCATGGGCTTCGGCGGTCGCGGCGGCCCGGGCGGCGGCGGCATGCGCGGCGGCACGCCGGGCCAGAACCAGCAGCAGGGCAACGGCACCACGCAGGGCCAGAACGGCCGGCAGGGCTTCCCCGGCGGCGGCACCGGCGCCGGCGGGTTCCCTGGCGGCGGTATGCCGGGCCAGAACCAGCAGCAGGGCAACGGCAGCACGCAGGGCCAGAACGGCGGGCAGGGCTTCCCCGGCGGCGGGCGCACGGGTGACGGCGGCATGGGCGGTGGCGGCATCGGCGGCCTGCTCAACGGGGCGAACGTCAGCTCCGCGGCCAAGACGCTGCTGGAGAAGGACGCGAGCGACTACACCTGGGTCGCGGCGTCCATCGGCTCGCAGAACGCCGCGAGCTACCAGCTCGCCACCGGCGACCCGGTGATGGCGATCGGCGGCTTCAACGGCAGCGATCCGTCCCCGACGCTGGCCCAGTTCCAGAAGTACGTGGCGGAAGGAAAGATCCACTACTTCATCTCGGGCGGCGGCTTCGGCGGCGGGGGCAGCAACGGCGGCTCCAACGTCGCGTCGAAGATCAGTTCGTGGGTGCAGCAGAACTTCAAGAAGGTGACGGTCGGTTCGGCCACCTTCTACGACCTCACGCAGAAGACGAGCGGCGGCTCGAGCAGCAGCTGA
- a CDS encoding bifunctional glycosyltransferase family 2/GtrA family protein — MRTDSSPGTLPAREHLPAAGAGTPVLDVVIPVYNEEKDLQPCVLRLHEHLKRTFPYAFRITIADNASTDTTPQVAARLEERIPEVRSFRLEQKGRGRALRTVWSASDAPVLAYMDVDLSTDLNALLPLVAPLISGHSDLAIGSRLARSSRVVRGPKREFISRAYNLILRGSLQARFSDAQCGFKAIRRDVAQVLLPLVEDTGWFFDTEMLVLAERAGLRIHEVPVDWVDDPNSTVNIVKTATDDLKGVWRIGKALAGGSLPLDRLARPFGDDPRDRDLRGVPGGLARQLVGFCVVGGLSTLFYLLLYSVFRQFSGSQIANALALLVSAIANTAANRRLTFGVRGRGGAVRHQAQGLVVFGIGLALTSGSLAALNAATSNPAHSTELAVLIAANLAATVLRFLLFRAWVFPDRRDDTPTPQAEVHHRRHTPGTPVYQPLPPLPRRHPAPQSSYDTEYDTEYDTTPFRAGADADRTPWRDATVPLQPVRPQDTDPRDLR; from the coding sequence ATGCGAACCGACTCTTCTCCCGGCACCCTGCCGGCGCGGGAGCACCTCCCGGCCGCAGGAGCCGGTACGCCTGTCCTGGACGTAGTGATCCCCGTCTACAACGAGGAGAAGGACCTCCAGCCATGTGTGCTCAGACTGCACGAGCACCTCAAGCGCACGTTCCCGTACGCGTTCCGCATCACGATCGCGGACAACGCGTCCACGGACACCACCCCGCAGGTGGCGGCGCGGCTGGAGGAGCGGATCCCCGAGGTGAGGTCCTTCCGGCTGGAGCAGAAGGGCCGCGGCCGGGCGCTGCGGACCGTCTGGTCCGCCTCGGACGCCCCGGTCCTCGCCTACATGGACGTGGACCTGTCCACCGACCTCAACGCACTCCTCCCGCTGGTCGCGCCGCTGATCTCCGGTCACTCCGACCTGGCGATCGGCTCCCGGCTCGCCCGCAGCTCCCGGGTCGTGCGCGGCCCCAAGCGGGAGTTCATCAGCCGTGCCTACAACCTCATCCTGCGCGGCTCGCTGCAGGCCCGGTTCTCCGACGCGCAGTGCGGCTTCAAGGCGATCCGCCGTGATGTGGCCCAGGTGCTGCTGCCGCTGGTGGAGGACACCGGCTGGTTCTTCGACACCGAGATGCTGGTGCTCGCCGAGCGCGCGGGGCTGCGCATCCACGAGGTGCCCGTCGACTGGGTCGACGACCCGAACTCCACGGTGAACATCGTGAAGACCGCGACCGACGACCTCAAGGGCGTGTGGCGCATCGGCAAGGCGCTGGCCGGCGGTTCGCTGCCGCTGGACCGGCTGGCCCGGCCGTTCGGTGACGATCCGCGCGACCGCGACCTCAGAGGCGTTCCGGGGGGCCTGGCCCGCCAGCTCGTCGGCTTCTGCGTGGTCGGCGGCCTGTCCACCCTGTTCTATCTGCTGCTCTACAGCGTCTTCCGGCAGTTCTCCGGCTCGCAGATCGCCAACGCGCTCGCCCTGCTGGTCTCGGCGATCGCCAACACGGCGGCCAACCGACGGCTCACCTTCGGCGTCCGCGGCAGGGGCGGCGCCGTCCGCCATCAGGCGCAGGGCCTGGTGGTCTTCGGCATCGGCCTCGCCCTGACCAGCGGCTCCCTCGCCGCCCTGAACGCGGCGACGAGCAACCCGGCGCACTCCACCGAGTTGGCGGTGCTGATCGCCGCCAACCTCGCGGCGACCGTGCTGCGGTTCCTGCTCTTCAGGGCCTGGGTGTTCCCGGACCGCCGCGACGACACCCCGACCCCCCAGGCCGAGGTGCACCACCGGCGTCACACCCCCGGGACGCCCGTGTACCAGCCGCTCCCGCCGCTGCCCCGGCGCCACCCGGCGCCGCAGTCCTCGTACGACACCGAGTACGACACCGAGTACGACACCACCCCCTTCCGCGCCGGTGCCGACGCGGACCGCACCCCCTGGAGGGACGCCACTGTGCCGCTGCAGCCGGTGCGCCCGCAGGACACCGACCCGAGGGACCTGCGATGA
- a CDS encoding sensor histidine kinase, translating into MSRRRRPRTQRRGRQPRTLRTRLVVSAVSLIAVVCAVIGTVTTIALGQHLYGELDGQVADVGKGVSGPPGGSLSGLGNGRPGGPDNLNGGAAGNSSGTATAQDRLDDFVTKGPAQPDTVAAQTDSTGAVTRAVIKKEVSSSSSGFERMKAVELSQAQTSALGSVPRDGKVHTVTLPGLGDYRAKYVTGAHGNFYVALPTRGVTNTIDTLVIVEVSVTAAGLVAAGIAGSVLVGIALRPLRKVAATATRVSELPLHTGEVTLNERVPESETDPHTEVGQVGAALNRMLDHVHGALHARQQSEMRVRQFVADASHELRTPLASIRGYAELTRRGREEQGPDTRHALGRIESEAGRMTLLVEDLLLLARLDAGRPLQFEQTDLVPLVVDTVSDARAAGPGHNWRLELPDEPALVSADAARLQQVLVNLLANARTHTPPGTTVTARVQRRGPWLCVDVQDDGQGIPPDLLPHVFERFARGDSARSRATGSTGLGLAIVQAVATAHGGAVTVDSVPGHTVFTVHLPPPTPRVPSPAPETAWQQHSQAQHSATTRVQQGA; encoded by the coding sequence ATGAGCAGGCGACGACGACCGCGTACGCAGAGGCGAGGACGACAGCCGCGCACGCTGCGGACGCGGCTCGTCGTCTCGGCGGTCAGTCTGATCGCCGTGGTGTGCGCCGTGATCGGCACCGTGACGACCATCGCGCTGGGGCAGCACCTCTACGGGGAGCTGGACGGGCAGGTGGCCGATGTCGGCAAGGGCGTCTCGGGTCCGCCCGGGGGCAGCCTGTCCGGCCTCGGCAACGGTCGTCCGGGCGGCCCGGACAACCTGAACGGCGGTGCGGCGGGGAACTCCTCCGGCACCGCGACGGCGCAGGACAGGCTGGACGACTTCGTCACCAAGGGACCGGCGCAACCCGACACCGTCGCCGCCCAGACGGACTCCACCGGTGCCGTCACGAGGGCGGTCATCAAGAAGGAGGTCTCCTCCAGCAGCTCCGGCTTCGAGCGGATGAAGGCCGTCGAGTTGTCCCAGGCGCAGACCTCCGCGCTCGGCTCCGTCCCCCGTGACGGCAAGGTGCACACCGTCACGCTCCCGGGGCTCGGGGACTACCGCGCCAAGTACGTCACCGGCGCCCACGGCAACTTCTACGTCGCCCTGCCCACCAGGGGCGTCACCAACACCATCGACACCCTCGTCATCGTCGAGGTCAGCGTCACAGCCGCCGGCCTCGTCGCCGCCGGTATCGCCGGTTCCGTGCTCGTGGGGATCGCCCTGCGGCCGCTGCGCAAGGTCGCCGCGACGGCCACCCGTGTCTCCGAACTCCCGCTGCACACCGGCGAGGTGACCCTCAACGAGCGGGTCCCGGAGTCCGAGACCGATCCGCACACCGAGGTCGGGCAGGTCGGGGCCGCCCTCAACCGCATGCTCGACCACGTCCACGGCGCCCTGCACGCGCGGCAGCAGAGCGAGATGCGGGTACGGCAGTTCGTCGCGGACGCCAGTCACGAGCTGCGCACGCCGCTGGCCTCCATCCGGGGGTACGCCGAGCTGACCAGACGGGGACGCGAGGAACAGGGCCCCGACACCCGGCACGCCCTCGGACGGATCGAGTCCGAGGCCGGGCGCATGACCCTCCTCGTCGAGGACCTGCTGCTGCTCGCCCGGCTGGATGCCGGCCGCCCGCTCCAGTTCGAGCAGACCGACCTCGTCCCGCTCGTCGTGGACACCGTCAGCGACGCGCGCGCCGCGGGCCCCGGCCACAACTGGCGGCTCGAACTGCCCGACGAGCCCGCGCTCGTGTCGGCGGATGCCGCGCGACTGCAACAGGTGCTCGTCAACCTGCTCGCCAACGCCCGGACCCACACCCCGCCCGGCACGACCGTCACCGCACGCGTGCAGCGGCGCGGACCGTGGCTGTGCGTGGACGTCCAGGACGACGGGCAGGGCATCCCGCCCGATCTGCTGCCGCACGTCTTCGAGCGGTTCGCGCGCGGTGACTCCGCGCGCTCCCGGGCCACCGGCTCCACCGGCCTCGGGCTCGCCATCGTGCAGGCCGTGGCGACCGCGCACGGCGGCGCCGTCACCGTCGACAGCGTCCCCGGGCACACGGTGTTCACCGTGCACCTGCCGCCGCCGACCCCGCGCGTGCCCTCACCGGCCCCCGAAACGGCCTGGCAACAGCACTCACAGGCACAGCACAGCGCCACCACACGGGTGCAACAGGGCGCTTGA
- a CDS encoding antibiotic biosynthesis monooxygenase family protein: MSDHRVAPVTAHEPPYYAVVFTSVRTEDGDGYGDTAERLEELVTEVPGFLGMDQARTPGGLGITVGYFRDLAAIEEWRSDLEHRAAQKRGRAQWYEAYTVHVAKVERSHTFERVPTRE, from the coding sequence ATGAGCGATCACCGCGTTGCGCCTGTCACCGCCCATGAACCCCCTTACTACGCCGTCGTCTTCACCTCCGTGCGGACCGAGGACGGCGACGGGTACGGGGACACCGCCGAGCGGCTGGAAGAACTCGTCACAGAGGTCCCCGGGTTCCTCGGGATGGACCAAGCCCGGACACCGGGCGGCCTGGGGATCACGGTCGGGTACTTCCGGGACCTGGCCGCCATCGAGGAGTGGCGGAGCGACCTGGAGCACCGCGCCGCCCAGAAGCGCGGGCGCGCCCAGTGGTACGAGGCGTACACCGTGCACGTCGCCAAGGTCGAGCGCAGCCATACGTTCGAGCGGGTGCCGACGCGTGAGTGA
- a CDS encoding subtilase-type protease inhibitor, whose amino-acid sequence MDHFRLRRHPLLLGALALLPLTAAVGPAHAHGQRPAPHGDRLLVTVRHTGGADGVYVLRCHPAGGTHPAAGRACAVLERRTVWGRDPFAPVPPHRHCTLQYGGPATAHVTGRWAGRPVDAWFDRGDGCRIARWDALVPLLPDVRS is encoded by the coding sequence ATGGACCACTTCCGCCTTCGCCGCCACCCCCTCCTCCTCGGGGCCCTCGCACTCCTCCCTCTCACAGCCGCGGTCGGACCCGCGCACGCGCACGGTCAGCGCCCGGCCCCGCACGGTGACCGGCTCCTCGTCACCGTCCGCCATACCGGGGGCGCCGACGGGGTCTACGTGCTGAGGTGCCATCCGGCAGGAGGCACCCACCCCGCCGCCGGCCGCGCGTGCGCCGTGCTCGAGCGGCGGACCGTCTGGGGGCGGGACCCCTTCGCCCCGGTGCCGCCGCACAGGCACTGCACCCTGCAGTACGGCGGGCCCGCCACCGCGCACGTCACCGGGAGGTGGGCCGGGCGGCCGGTCGACGCGTGGTTCGACCGCGGGGACGGGTGCCGGATCGCCCGCTGGGACGCGCTGGTGCCGCTCCTGCCGGACGTTCGTTCGTAG
- a CDS encoding response regulator transcription factor, with product MTTTSPQGRTELLRPDGSPVRVLVVDDELSITELLSMALRYEGWQIRSAGDGQGAVQTAREFRPDAVVLDMMLPDMDGLTVLGRLRRELPDVPVLFLTAKDAVEDRIAGLTAGGDDYVTKPFSLEEVVARLRGLIRRSGAADRRSDSVLVVGDLMLDEDSHEVSRGGDNIHLTATEFELLRFLMRNPRRVLSKAQILDRVWSYDFGGQANVVELYISYLRRKIDAGREPMIHTRRGAGYMIKPAAS from the coding sequence ATGACCACGACCTCGCCCCAGGGGCGCACCGAACTGCTGAGGCCGGACGGGAGCCCCGTCCGAGTGCTGGTGGTGGACGACGAGCTGTCGATCACCGAACTGCTGTCCATGGCCCTTCGTTACGAAGGCTGGCAGATCCGCAGTGCGGGTGACGGACAGGGCGCGGTGCAGACCGCGCGCGAGTTCCGGCCCGACGCCGTCGTGCTCGACATGATGCTCCCGGACATGGACGGCCTGACCGTCCTCGGCCGGCTGCGGCGCGAACTGCCCGACGTGCCGGTGCTGTTCCTCACCGCCAAGGACGCCGTCGAGGACCGGATCGCGGGGCTGACGGCCGGCGGCGACGACTACGTCACCAAGCCGTTCAGCCTGGAAGAGGTCGTGGCCCGGCTGCGCGGGCTGATCCGGCGGTCCGGTGCCGCCGACCGCCGCTCCGACTCGGTGCTGGTCGTCGGGGACCTCATGCTCGACGAGGACAGCCACGAGGTGTCCCGGGGCGGGGACAACATCCACCTCACCGCCACCGAGTTCGAACTGCTGCGTTTCCTGATGCGCAACCCGCGGCGCGTGCTCAGCAAGGCGCAGATCCTCGACCGCGTGTGGTCGTACGACTTCGGTGGTCAGGCCAACGTCGTGGAGCTCTACATATCGTACCTGCGCAGGAAGATCGACGCGGGCCGCGAGCCGATGATCCACACCCGGCGCGGCGCCGGCTACATGATCAAACCCGCGGCGTCATGA
- a CDS encoding DUF2797 domain-containing protein, translated as MTQVWRCAGLRWGEDGPVLAWEGGRRSALERGKRVAFAVVAGGVRRCVGARGHGCAARAAVPGRSTGGRCEECSRLDRAHSVAADTFADDPRPYRVYLAWFGPGMVKVGITAAERGSARLLEQGAVCFSWLGCGPLMAARRAEELMRAALRVPDRIPYADKRTVRAALPPAGERVAELAELHARAVSLGGWPESLERAPFLAVDHSGVFGLEGLPRMDGVVSELVAGGGVSGGVLAAAGPDLHLATGRGVLVLDTRLMTGWELTGAERDEVTVPVREVGEAGVQDGLF; from the coding sequence ATGACTCAGGTGTGGAGATGCGCGGGGCTGCGGTGGGGTGAGGACGGGCCCGTGCTGGCATGGGAAGGGGGGCGGCGCAGTGCGCTGGAGCGGGGGAAGCGGGTGGCCTTCGCGGTGGTCGCTGGGGGTGTGCGACGGTGCGTGGGGGCACGGGGGCATGGGTGTGCGGCACGGGCCGCGGTGCCCGGGCGGAGTACGGGCGGGCGGTGCGAGGAGTGCTCCCGCCTCGACCGGGCCCATTCCGTCGCCGCTGACACCTTCGCCGACGATCCGCGGCCGTACCGCGTCTATCTCGCCTGGTTCGGGCCCGGCATGGTCAAGGTCGGGATCACCGCGGCCGAGCGGGGCTCCGCGCGGTTGCTGGAGCAGGGTGCCGTCTGTTTCAGCTGGCTGGGGTGCGGGCCGCTGATGGCGGCGCGGCGCGCGGAGGAGCTGATGCGGGCCGCCCTCCGGGTGCCCGACCGGATCCCGTACGCCGACAAGCGGACGGTGCGGGCCGCGTTGCCGCCGGCCGGGGAGCGGGTCGCGGAGCTGGCGGAGCTGCACGCGCGGGCGGTGTCGCTCGGCGGCTGGCCGGAGTCGCTGGAGCGGGCGCCGTTCCTGGCCGTCGACCACAGTGGGGTGTTCGGGCTGGAGGGGCTGCCCCGGATGGACGGTGTGGTGAGCGAGCTGGTGGCGGGTGGAGGGGTGAGCGGCGGTGTGCTGGCAGCCGCCGGGCCTGATCTTCATCTCGCCACCGGGCGCGGGGTCCTGGTGCTGGACACGCGACTGATGACGGGGTGGGAGCTGACGGGCGCCGAGCGGGACGAGGTGACCGTGCCGGTGCGGGAGGTGGGGGAGGCGGGGGTGCAGGACGGGCTTTTCTGA